The proteins below come from a single Polynucleobacter sp. MWH-UH23A genomic window:
- a CDS encoding DUF484 family protein produces MSAIDPKQAEQEELVAEWLRATPGFFERYANLFNEIRIKHPHEDRAISLQERQMTVLRTQNQELNRRLSEMLHFGSRNDKTQQSLVAWLLRLIKANNKADVEAAITTGLAEVFEVEAAQLLSPNSAFGPWVDTPLCGSAKELAAASVDLLASQTQIDPEWQSMVAIGLPLGKSIGANQSPAVLLLASKDETRFTADMGAFYLRQIAELTAAALDRIQAYEIKAG; encoded by the coding sequence ATGAGTGCGATAGATCCAAAACAGGCTGAGCAAGAAGAGTTGGTTGCTGAGTGGTTGCGCGCAACCCCAGGTTTTTTTGAGCGTTATGCCAATTTGTTTAATGAGATTCGGATCAAGCACCCGCACGAAGATCGCGCCATCTCTTTGCAAGAGCGTCAGATGACAGTCTTGCGTACACAAAACCAAGAACTTAATCGACGCTTGAGTGAGATGCTGCACTTTGGTAGTCGCAATGACAAAACGCAACAAAGTTTGGTCGCTTGGTTGTTGCGCTTAATAAAGGCAAACAATAAGGCTGATGTTGAAGCGGCAATTACTACTGGCTTGGCAGAAGTTTTTGAGGTTGAAGCTGCACAATTACTATCTCCTAATTCGGCATTTGGTCCTTGGGTAGATACGCCCTTGTGCGGCTCTGCTAAGGAATTGGCTGCTGCCAGTGTAGATTTGCTGGCTAGTCAAACTCAGATTGATCCCGAATGGCAAAGCATGGTGGCTATCGGCCTGCCGCTTGGTAAGAGCATTGGTGCGAATCAATCACCAGCAGTTCTTTTGTTGGCCAGCAAAGACGAGACTCGGTTTACTGCTGACATGGGCGCCTTCTATTTAAGGCAAATTGCAGAACTGACTGCTGCAGCTTTGGATCGTATCCAGGCTTATGAAATTAAAGCCGGCTGA
- the gatB gene encoding Asp-tRNA(Asn)/Glu-tRNA(Gln) amidotransferase subunit GatB — protein MQWEVVIGLETHAQLQTQSKIFSGASTRFGAAPNTQACAVDLALPGVLPVLNREAVEHAIRFGLAVGAKISPASIFARKNYFYPDLPKGYQISQFEIPVVVGGKIEILVGDEVKTVELTRAHMEEDAGKSVHEEGFIGPHGEPSSGIDLNRAGTPLLEIVTEPVMRSAAEAVAYAKALHGLVVWLGVCDGNMQEGSFRCDANVSVRPKGQVEFGTRCEIKNLNSFRFLEEAIQYEVRRQIELIEDGGTVVQETRLYDPDRGETRSMRSKEDANDYRYFPDPDLLPVLIDDAWIAKVRSTMPALPADLRAQWQADYGLSAYDVQLLSQDRDTAKVFEELLAIVGKPLAKAAANLIAGEFASSINRAGIAIADAPLKAKDLAPLLARVADGTISNKIAKDIFATLWDDAIVGKPISTVDQIIDAKGLKQISDSGALEAIIDQVLAANQKSVEEFRSGKDKAFNALVGQIMKASQGKANPVQVNELLRKKLS, from the coding sequence ATGCAGTGGGAAGTTGTTATTGGTTTAGAAACACACGCGCAATTACAAACGCAATCTAAAATTTTTAGTGGAGCTAGCACTCGTTTTGGTGCCGCTCCGAATACGCAAGCATGTGCCGTAGATTTAGCATTGCCGGGTGTGCTGCCAGTTCTTAATCGCGAAGCCGTTGAGCATGCTATCCGTTTTGGATTGGCGGTAGGCGCGAAGATCTCACCAGCAAGTATTTTTGCTCGCAAGAATTATTTTTATCCTGATCTACCTAAAGGCTATCAAATTAGTCAGTTTGAGATTCCGGTTGTGGTCGGCGGGAAGATTGAAATTTTGGTGGGCGATGAAGTTAAGACCGTTGAACTTACTCGCGCTCATATGGAAGAAGATGCGGGTAAATCGGTTCACGAAGAAGGCTTTATTGGGCCGCATGGTGAGCCTTCCAGCGGAATCGATCTCAATCGTGCTGGCACACCTCTATTAGAGATTGTGACCGAGCCAGTGATGCGTAGTGCTGCAGAAGCAGTAGCCTATGCCAAGGCTTTACATGGCCTGGTTGTCTGGTTGGGTGTTTGCGACGGCAATATGCAAGAAGGATCTTTCCGTTGCGATGCCAACGTATCCGTGCGTCCAAAAGGCCAGGTTGAGTTTGGTACGCGTTGCGAGATTAAAAATTTGAACTCTTTCCGTTTCTTGGAAGAGGCAATTCAATATGAAGTACGTCGTCAAATTGAATTGATTGAGGATGGCGGTACTGTGGTTCAGGAAACCCGTCTATACGATCCTGATCGCGGTGAGACTCGCAGTATGCGTAGCAAAGAAGACGCAAACGATTATCGCTATTTCCCAGACCCTGATTTATTGCCAGTGCTGATTGATGATGCATGGATTGCTAAGGTACGCAGCACAATGCCTGCATTGCCTGCTGATCTGCGTGCGCAATGGCAAGCCGATTACGGACTAAGCGCCTACGATGTGCAGCTACTCAGCCAAGATCGCGATACGGCTAAAGTTTTTGAAGAGTTGTTAGCGATTGTTGGAAAACCATTGGCTAAAGCTGCTGCCAATTTAATTGCTGGAGAATTTGCTTCATCAATTAATCGCGCAGGGATTGCGATTGCTGATGCGCCTTTAAAAGCAAAAGATTTGGCGCCCTTACTTGCTCGAGTTGCTGATGGCACGATTTCAAACAAGATTGCAAAAGACATTTTTGCAACCCTTTGGGATGATGCAATCGTAGGAAAACCAATCAGTACTGTCGATCAAATTATTGATGCAAAAGGCTTGAAACAAATCAGTGATAGCGGTGCATTAGAGGCCATTATTGATCAGGTCCTTGCCGCCAATCAAAAATCAGTAGAAGAATTCCGATCTGGAAAAGACAAGGCTTTCAATGCTTTGGTGGGCCAGATTATGAAAGCCTCTCAGGGTAAGGCAAATCCCGTTCAGGTTAATGAATTGCTACGTAAAAAATTGAGCTAA
- the gatA gene encoding Asp-tRNA(Asn)/Glu-tRNA(Gln) amidotransferase subunit GatA, giving the protein MSWHNTSVALMAKALAAKEVSSKELTQYFLDRIESEKRWNAFIDVNAHLSLDQANKADSLISAGKAGKLTGIPVAHKDVFVTCGWKTTAASKILADYQSPFDATVVANLGIPDVNNPNGAGMVCLGKTNMDEFAMGSSNENSAYGPVLNPWNASCVAGGSSGGSAAAVAAGLAPIATGTDTGGSIRQPAAFCGLTGIKPTYGRVSRYGMIAYASSLDQAGPMGKTAEDCALLLTAMSSHDPRDSTSLSDSGEDYGRYLNQAWQEGNANPAKPLEGLRVGLPKEFFAEGLSADVAKSVNEAAKLLESLGAKLVEVSLPKTKLSIPVYYVLAPAEASSNLSRFDGVRYGHRASEYKDLGDMYQKSRTEGFGAEVRRRIMIGTYVLCHGYYDAYYLQAQKIRRIIASDFQAAFKECDVILGPVAPDVAWRLGEKSKDPVQMYLEDIYTLSTNLAGLPAMSTPCGFNANNLPIGMQLIGNYFSEAHLLQIAHQYQQATDWHLRQASEVA; this is encoded by the coding sequence ATGAGTTGGCACAACACTTCCGTTGCCTTAATGGCAAAAGCGCTGGCTGCAAAAGAGGTGTCCAGCAAAGAGCTAACGCAATATTTTTTGGATCGCATTGAGTCTGAAAAGCGGTGGAATGCATTCATTGATGTGAATGCTCACTTAAGTTTAGATCAAGCAAATAAAGCGGACTCACTCATTTCTGCTGGTAAAGCAGGTAAATTGACCGGCATCCCAGTTGCGCATAAAGATGTCTTTGTAACCTGCGGATGGAAGACCACTGCCGCCTCCAAAATCTTGGCTGATTATCAAAGCCCTTTCGATGCAACTGTGGTCGCCAATCTAGGAATTCCAGACGTCAATAACCCGAATGGTGCTGGGATGGTTTGTCTGGGCAAAACCAATATGGATGAGTTTGCGATGGGTTCATCAAACGAGAATTCGGCCTATGGTCCAGTGCTAAATCCATGGAATGCATCCTGTGTTGCTGGCGGTTCATCTGGAGGATCAGCTGCAGCTGTTGCCGCAGGTTTGGCGCCAATAGCCACAGGTACGGATACTGGCGGCTCAATTCGTCAGCCAGCGGCATTTTGTGGTCTAACAGGAATTAAGCCCACATATGGGCGCGTTTCTCGCTACGGCATGATTGCCTATGCATCCTCTTTGGATCAAGCTGGTCCGATGGGTAAAACGGCGGAAGACTGTGCCTTGTTGCTGACGGCGATGTCTTCGCATGATCCGCGTGATTCCACTTCTTTGTCTGATTCTGGTGAGGACTATGGACGTTACCTCAATCAAGCTTGGCAAGAGGGTAATGCAAATCCCGCAAAACCTTTAGAAGGTTTGAGAGTTGGCTTGCCAAAAGAGTTTTTTGCTGAGGGCCTATCTGCAGATGTTGCAAAGTCAGTAAACGAAGCCGCAAAACTGTTGGAAAGCTTGGGTGCTAAATTAGTTGAAGTCAGTCTGCCGAAAACGAAATTATCAATACCGGTGTATTACGTATTAGCACCGGCGGAAGCATCCAGTAATTTGAGTCGCTTCGATGGTGTACGTTATGGGCATCGCGCTAGCGAATACAAAGATCTCGGTGATATGTATCAAAAATCTCGCACTGAGGGATTTGGTGCGGAGGTAAGACGTCGCATCATGATTGGAACTTACGTTCTTTGTCATGGTTACTACGACGCATATTATTTGCAAGCTCAAAAAATACGACGCATTATTGCTTCAGACTTTCAGGCAGCATTTAAAGAGTGCGACGTCATCTTGGGGCCCGTGGCGCCTGATGTGGCTTGGCGCTTGGGTGAGAAGTCAAAAGATCCCGTGCAAATGTATTTGGAAGATATCTATACGCTGTCTACTAATCTCGCTGGCTTACCCGCAATGAGTACGCCTTGTGGATTTAATGCAAACAATTTGCCAATTGGAATGCAGTTGATCGGCAATTATTTTTCTGAGGCTCATCTATTACAAATCGCGCATCAATATCAGCAAGCCACTGATTGGCATTTGCGTCAAGCAAGCGAGGTGGCATGA
- the gatC gene encoding Asp-tRNA(Asn)/Glu-tRNA(Gln) amidotransferase subunit GatC → MKLDDVQRIAHLSRLELSQAEAEAVLPQLQAVFSLVEEMQAVNTEGLEPLAHPILFLRELAQPLRTDQVTESDQRTENMQSAPAQQDGYFLVPKVIE, encoded by the coding sequence ATGAAACTTGATGATGTTCAGCGCATTGCGCACCTTTCCAGGCTTGAGTTAAGCCAAGCAGAGGCCGAGGCAGTTTTACCTCAGTTGCAGGCTGTTTTTTCCCTTGTTGAGGAAATGCAGGCTGTTAATACTGAGGGCCTTGAACCACTTGCTCACCCCATTTTGTTTTTGCGTGAACTGGCTCAGCCATTGCGCACTGACCAGGTAACAGAGTCTGATCAGCGTACCGAAAACATGCAATCCGCCCCCGCCCAGCAAGATGGCTACTTCTTGGTTCCGAAGGTGATTGAATGA
- a CDS encoding rod shape-determining protein: MFGFFRSYLSNDLAIDLGTANTLIYMRERGIVLDEPSVVAIRQEGGPNGKKTILAVGKEAKAMLGRVPGNIEAIRPMKDGVIADFTITEQMLKQFIRLVHESKILKPSPRIIICVPCGSTQVERRAIRESALGAGASQVFLIEEPMAAAIGSGLPVSEAAGSMVVDIGGGTTEVGVMSLGGMVYKGSVRVGGDKFDEAITNYIRRNYGMLIGEQTAELIKKTIGSAFPGAEVREMEVKGRNLSEGIPRSFAVTSNEILEALTDPLNQIVTAVKSALEEIPPELASDIAERGMMLTGGGALLRDLDRLLLEETGLPIHVAEDPLTCVARGCGIALERMDKLGGVFSHE; this comes from the coding sequence ATGTTTGGTTTTTTCCGCAGCTACCTTTCAAACGACCTAGCCATTGACCTTGGCACCGCCAACACATTGATTTATATGCGTGAGCGGGGAATCGTCCTAGATGAACCATCCGTCGTAGCCATCCGCCAAGAAGGTGGGCCGAACGGCAAAAAAACGATTTTGGCTGTTGGTAAAGAGGCAAAAGCGATGCTAGGTCGGGTTCCGGGGAATATTGAGGCAATTCGACCAATGAAAGATGGTGTTATTGCAGATTTCACAATCACCGAACAAATGCTCAAGCAATTTATCAGGCTTGTTCATGAAAGCAAAATTTTAAAACCCAGTCCACGCATCATTATTTGCGTTCCTTGTGGATCAACCCAAGTCGAACGTCGAGCCATTCGCGAATCCGCATTAGGCGCAGGCGCTTCACAAGTGTTTTTGATTGAAGAACCTATGGCCGCTGCAATTGGTTCTGGGTTGCCAGTTTCTGAAGCTGCAGGGTCAATGGTTGTCGATATTGGTGGCGGGACAACTGAAGTTGGCGTCATGTCATTGGGCGGCATGGTTTACAAAGGATCGGTTCGCGTAGGTGGCGATAAGTTTGATGAAGCTATCACCAACTATATCCGGCGCAACTATGGCATGCTCATTGGCGAACAAACTGCTGAGCTGATTAAAAAGACAATCGGCTCAGCATTCCCCGGTGCCGAAGTACGAGAGATGGAAGTAAAGGGTCGCAATCTTTCGGAAGGCATCCCACGTAGCTTCGCCGTTACCAGCAATGAAATTCTTGAGGCATTAACCGATCCACTAAATCAGATTGTGACGGCAGTCAAATCTGCTCTCGAAGAGATCCCGCCTGAGTTGGCATCTGATATTGCTGAGCGTGGCATGATGCTAACAGGCGGCGGAGCCCTTTTACGTGACCTTGACCGTCTTTTGCTAGAAGAAACGGGTCTACCAATTCATGTGGCTGAAGATCCATTAACCTGCGTTGCTCGTGGATGCGGTATTGCTCTTGAGCGCATGGATAAATTGGGCGGCGTGTTCTCACACGAATAA